The sequence AGGTGCCTTTGTGTTTGGCGCGCTCAACCGGCTGCTGCTGATGACGGGCCTGCACCATGTGATCAATACCCTGGCCTGGTTTGTGTTCGGCTCCTATACCGACCCGAATACGGCGGTGGTGGTCACAGGTGACCTGCACCGCTACTTTGCGGGTGACAAGACTGCGGGCACCTTTATGGCCGGCTTTTTCCCCGTGATGATGTTTGGCCTGCCGGCCGCCTGCCTGGCCATGTACCACGAAGCCCCGCGCGAGCGGCGCGCTGCGGTTGGTGGTTTGCTTTTCTCCATGGCCTTGACTTCGTTTTTGACCGGTGTGACCGAACCCGTCGAATTCAGCTTCATGTTTCTGGCTCCCTTGCTCTACGGCATGCATGCCGTGCTCACGGGTTTGTCCCTGGCCATTTGCGAGTTGCTGGGCATCCACCTGGGCTTTACCTTTTCGGCCGGTGCCATCGACTATGTGCTGGGTTATGGACTGTCCAGCAATGGCTGGATGGCGCTGCCGCTGGGAGCCGTGTACGCCGTGGTCTATTACGCAGTGTTCCGTTTTTGCATTCGCCGCTTCAAGCTTCCGACCCTGGGTCGCGAGCCGCAGACGCCTGCGACGGCCGCCGAGGGGGAGGCAGCCGCCGCCAGGAGCACATCCATGTCGAGCCGGGCAGAGAACTATCTCCAGGCTCTGGGGGGCGCCGCGAATCTGCAGGAGGTGGATGCTTGCACCACGCGTTTGCGCCTGAATGTGGTCAGTGCCGATCGCGTTGCAGAAGCCGAGCTCAAAGCGCTCGGAGCGGTGGGCGTGCTCAAGCTCACGCCCCATGCCGTGCAGGTCGTGATCGGGCCCGAGGCCGAGCAGGTCGCCGACGAGATTCGTGCGCTCATGGCCGGCGAGTCCAAGGCCACGCAGAGCCAGTCACCCGCTTCGGACGACGTGGCCCGCGAGGCTGAACGCTGGATCGAGATGCTTGGCGGTGCCGCAAACATCGTGAGCTTCGAGGAGGTGGCCAACAGTCGCTTGCGTGTCGTGGTGCGCGAGCGCAAGCCAATGGAGGCCAGCGGCCTGATGTGGGTTGCAGGCAATACCGCGCACATCGTGCTCGGCCATCCCGCCAAAGCGTATGTCTCGGCTTTCGAGCATGCGCTGGCCGGCAAGCGGTGATCCACAGCATGCAAGGCAATATCCTGACACCCCGGGGCTGGGTTCTGGGGCGGGTTCACGTTGGAGAGGATGGGCGCATCACGCACATAGAAGGGGTTGCGACCTCACCCGAGTCCAACCCCGAACCCTATGTGCTGCCCGGCTTTGTCGACCTGCTCAACCACGGAGGGGGCGGCGCCGATTTCATGGATGGAGAGCAGACCGTGCCGATCATCTTGCGCACCCATGTGCGCTTTGGCACGACCAGTCTTCTAGGCAGCACCATGACCTCGCCGCATGCGGTTTTGCTGCCTGCCCTGCAGCAGCTGGAGAAGGCCGGGCGTGAGCGGCCGCCAGGGGCAGCGCGCATGCTGGGCGTCCACCTGGAGGGGCCTTACATCAACCCTGGCAAGCTGGGCGCGCAAGCCAATAGCTCGGCCGTGGCGACGCGCGATGAGGTCGAGGAATATCTGGCAGCCGCTCCGATTCGCATCGTCACTCTGGCGCCCGAGCTGCCGGGACATCTGGACATCGTCGCCTTGCTGGCGCGGCACGGTGTACGGGTGCAGCTGGGCCATACCTTGGGCAGCTATGAGGATGCCATCGCCGCGCTGCAGCAGGGCGCCAGCGGCTTCACGCATTTGTTCAATGCCATGACGGCACTGGAACACAGGGCTCCCGGCATGGTGGCTGCAGCGTTGGCCCATGCGGAGTTTGCCGAGCTGATCCCCGATCTGCTGCATGTGCATCCGGGGGCCATACGTGCGGCGCTGCGTGCAATTCCGCGTCTGTACGCAGTGACCGATGCCACGGCTGCTGCCGGCATGCCCGACGGCAGCTACCACCTTGGTGAGCAGACCGTGTTCAAGACCCGGGGCAGTGTGCGCCTGGCTGACGGCACGCTGGCGGGCAGCGCGCTGACCATGGACCAGGCGCTGCGCAATTTGGTGGACATAGGCCTTGCGCTGGAGGATGCCTCGCGGCGTGTCTCGCTGTACCCGGCCCAGTACCTGGGTCTGGCCGACCGGGGCCTGCTGGCCATTGGCGCCTGGGCCGACATCACGGTGTTGAATCGCGATCTCGAGGTGAAAGCGGTCTTTGTGGAAGGGGAGTTCTGTGTCGAAAATGCTTGAAGAAGCGTGCAGCGCCCCGGGCGTGGTGGCCGCCCAGCTGGAACAGCTTGGGTTGGTCGATGCGTTTGTGCGGGAACTGTCGGGCCAAAGCCTGTCCGTGGTGCTGACGGTGGCGCGTGGCAGCTCTGACCATGCGGCAGCCTATTTT comes from Comamonas sp. GB3 AK4-5 and encodes:
- the nagA gene encoding N-acetylglucosamine-6-phosphate deacetylase, yielding MQGNILTPRGWVLGRVHVGEDGRITHIEGVATSPESNPEPYVLPGFVDLLNHGGGGADFMDGEQTVPIILRTHVRFGTTSLLGSTMTSPHAVLLPALQQLEKAGRERPPGAARMLGVHLEGPYINPGKLGAQANSSAVATRDEVEEYLAAAPIRIVTLAPELPGHLDIVALLARHGVRVQLGHTLGSYEDAIAALQQGASGFTHLFNAMTALEHRAPGMVAAALAHAEFAELIPDLLHVHPGAIRAALRAIPRLYAVTDATAAAGMPDGSYHLGEQTVFKTRGSVRLADGTLAGSALTMDQALRNLVDIGLALEDASRRVSLYPAQYLGLADRGLLAIGAWADITVLNRDLEVKAVFVEGEFCVENA
- the nagE gene encoding N-acetylglucosamine-specific PTS transporter subunit IIBC — translated: MKLNLLAKIQRLGATLMLPIAVLPVAGLLLRLGQPDVFDIPLMAQAGDAVFANLALLFSIGVAVGFAKENNGTAALAGTIGYLVLTSVLKTIDKSLDMGVLAGILTGGTAGLLYNRYRNITLPSYLGFFGGKRFVPIVTGLVCLVLGIVLAYVWAPVQTAINAAGTWLTTAGPIGAFVFGALNRLLLMTGLHHVINTLAWFVFGSYTDPNTAVVVTGDLHRYFAGDKTAGTFMAGFFPVMMFGLPAACLAMYHEAPRERRAAVGGLLFSMALTSFLTGVTEPVEFSFMFLAPLLYGMHAVLTGLSLAICELLGIHLGFTFSAGAIDYVLGYGLSSNGWMALPLGAVYAVVYYAVFRFCIRRFKLPTLGREPQTPATAAEGEAAAARSTSMSSRAENYLQALGGAANLQEVDACTTRLRLNVVSADRVAEAELKALGAVGVLKLTPHAVQVVIGPEAEQVADEIRALMAGESKATQSQSPASDDVAREAERWIEMLGGAANIVSFEEVANSRLRVVVRERKPMEASGLMWVAGNTAHIVLGHPAKAYVSAFEHALAGKR